CGGCAAACGATGTTCCGTAAAGAAAATCCATGTTGACGGTGCGAATGCGTACTATCGGTCCTGGCACTTTAGCGCCAAAGCGGAGTGCAATGCCTTCGTCGGGTTGAATTTTTAAGGTGAGTAAGTTGGGTTCTAAATCGGGTGTAGCGGTTTGACTAAAGAACCGGTGCGGAGCCTTTTTGAACTGAATGGCAATTTCCGTGGCCCGTTTGGCGAGACGTTTGCCGGTGCGTAAATAGAAGGGGACTCCGGCCCACCGCCAATTATCGATGAGAAGGCGCATGGCAATATAGGTTTCGGTCCGGCTATCAGAAGGAATATCCGGTTCATCTAAGAATCCAGGCACTTTGATTCCTTCAATATAGCCTTCGTCATATTGGGCCCTAACGGTGTGCATAGCTATATCCCGGGTGGATAGGGGCCGAATGGCCCGCAAAACTTTGACTTTTTCATCACGGACGGCATCGGCCTCAAACGCCACGGGCGGTTCCATGGCAATCATGGCTAAGAGTTGCATCATGTGATTTTGGACAATGTCTCGTAGGGCTCCTGCTGTGTCATAATACGTTCCACGTCCTTCAATGCCGAGTGATTCCGCCACGGTAATTTGTACGTGGTCAATATATTGGCGATTCCATAGGGGCTCGAATATTCCATTGGCAAATCGAAAGACTAAGATATTTTGCACGGTCTCTTTTCCGAGATAATGGTCAATACGGAAAATTTGTTTTTCCTCGAAGACTTTGTGCAGTTGCGCATTCAGTTCTAAAGCGGAGGCAAGATCATGGCCAAAAGGCTTTTCAACGATAATCCGGACCCATCCGTTGGGACTGGGCGAGACATTAAGACCCACTCGACCAATTTGTTCCGCAATAATCGGGTAAAATGCCGGTGGGGTGGCTAAATAAAAGAGATAATTTCCTGGTAAATGCTGTTCCTCATTCAAGTGATTTAAGACATTGCGCAACTCGACATAGG
The Sulfobacillus thermosulfidooxidans DNA segment above includes these coding regions:
- the zwf gene encoding glucose-6-phosphate dehydrogenase, whose product is MTNPLREGLVESRRPQPFTMIIFGAAGDLAHRKLFPALYNLMVDHWLPHQVNVVGFSRQPFEDDAFRAEVEQSIKQFSRQPLDPNIFQHFAKGMHYITANFNDPEAYVELRNVLNHLNEEQHLPGNYLFYLATPPAFYPIIAEQIGRVGLNVSPSPNGWVRIIVEKPFGHDLASALELNAQLHKVFEEKQIFRIDHYLGKETVQNILVFRFANGIFEPLWNRQYIDHVQITVAESLGIEGRGTYYDTAGALRDIVQNHMMQLLAMIAMEPPVAFEADAVRDEKVKVLRAIRPLSTRDIAMHTVRAQYDEGYIEGIKVPGFLDEPDIPSDSRTETYIAMRLLIDNWRWAGVPFYLRTGKRLAKRATEIAIQFKKAPHRFFSQTATPDLEPNLLTLKIQPDEGIALRFGAKVPGPIVRIRTVNMDFLYGTSFADQAPEAYERLLLDAMIGDSTLFTRKDEVEAAWTLVNSILNGWARAKGPIPTYEAGTWGPPEADELIARDGFRWRRP